The Streptococcus pantholopis genome has a segment encoding these proteins:
- a CDS encoding MIP/aquaporin family protein translates to MKKFFAELIGTFILVFVGTSAAVFGGGLAGIGITGIALAFGLTIVASAYSIGTVSGAHLNPAVSIAMFINKRISSKDLLIYICAQIVGAFLGTLALEGLIANIGVVTDNLGQNLFNGVDAAGAFLVETILTFIFVLVIVTVTSAKKGNAKLAGLIIGLTLTLIHFVGIPLTGMSANPARSLAPAVLAGGDALSQLWVFILAPILGAVLAALVGRYLIGTED, encoded by the coding sequence ATGAAAAAGTTTTTTGCTGAATTGATTGGAACTTTCATTCTTGTCTTTGTTGGGACAAGTGCTGCTGTTTTTGGCGGCGGTTTAGCCGGTATCGGAATTACTGGAATTGCCTTAGCCTTTGGTTTGACCATTGTTGCGTCTGCTTACAGTATCGGGACAGTTTCTGGTGCTCATTTAAATCCAGCTGTTTCTATCGCTATGTTTATTAATAAGCGTATAAGCAGTAAAGATTTGCTGATTTATATTTGTGCGCAGATTGTTGGCGCTTTTTTAGGAACTCTGGCCTTAGAAGGGCTAATAGCTAATATCGGTGTGGTAACGGATAATCTCGGGCAAAACTTGTTTAATGGAGTTGATGCAGCCGGCGCTTTCCTAGTTGAAACAATTTTGACTTTTATCTTTGTTTTAGTCATTGTGACAGTGACTTCAGCCAAAAAGGGGAATGCTAAACTGGCTGGTCTAATAATCGGCTTGACCCTGACACTTATCCACTTTGTCGGAATTCCTTTGACTGGGATGTCTGCCAATCCGGCACGGAGTTTGGCTCCTGCAGTTTTAGCCGGTGGGGATGCCCTCAGTCAATTATGGGTCTTTATTTTAGCGCCGATTCTTGGCGCTGTTCTGGCAGCTCTTGTCGGCCGTTACTTGATCGGAACAGAAGACTGA